One window of Curtobacterium sp. 458 genomic DNA carries:
- a CDS encoding GNAT family N-acetyltransferase — protein sequence MSAPATLADTADAATGLPSVQPVDPDRDAAVVQTWLAHPASVWWGMSDHDVPAVRASLRAVQDDPAQQGWLLHRHGAPIAYAETYDPAVVLLTDVWDAVPGDVGMHLLVAPPPADTAPGGGRVHGLTTAVMRAVVEHCRDALGARRVVVEPDVRNTAVQRKNAEVGFRALRVVDVDGKRAMLSVLDTARIGVPDDDGPAAHLRPEHLEPAERHLVAKAIAEFTHERLVSPRPDGGEWVLDAGDSTYRFRARVHALEHWSIDEPSLTRTRDGRPAPLDAQDLVLALHHVLGIPDELLGTYLEEIASTLASAAAKHRRGGPSAAQLARGRTDGDVVASFQDAEAAMTEGHPAFVAANGRIGFGLDEYRAYAPESGGRFRYRWLAARREHTHLALAAGRTEGAHWQAELDPATIDRFRDTLERRGLDPDEYTWFPVHPWQWQHRIAVTFAPDLGRQDLVDLGEGPDDHQPQQSIRTAFNRSRPERSYVKTALAVQNMGFLRGMSPAYMRSAPAVNDWVAELVSGDPVLADAGFSVLREHAAIGYTGDAYHRVDVVSPQRKMLAALWRESPVPLLHPGERPTTMAALLHRDARGRSVAAALVEQSALDAATWVRRYLDAYLRPVVHCLTEHQLLFMPHGENLVLVLRDGAVSRVFMKDIGEEVVVVGDVPVPVGTERIVQPVDDDEAALGVFTDVFDGVLRYLAAILDEDGVLPGVVFWRLVGECVDAAAVGRARPIDLRVPDFEHSCLNRLQLKNTVQMVDLTGQTESLIRAGRMPNPIGRR from the coding sequence GTGAGCGCCCCCGCGACGCTCGCCGACACGGCGGACGCCGCCACGGGCCTCCCGTCCGTCCAGCCCGTCGACCCGGACCGGGACGCCGCCGTCGTCCAGACGTGGCTCGCACACCCGGCGTCCGTGTGGTGGGGGATGTCCGACCACGACGTCCCGGCGGTGCGCGCGTCCCTGCGCGCCGTGCAGGACGACCCCGCGCAGCAGGGCTGGCTGCTCCACCGACACGGTGCGCCGATCGCGTACGCCGAGACGTACGACCCGGCCGTGGTGCTGCTGACCGACGTGTGGGACGCCGTACCCGGCGACGTCGGGATGCACCTGCTCGTCGCGCCGCCGCCCGCCGACACCGCACCGGGCGGCGGGCGGGTGCACGGCCTCACCACCGCCGTGATGCGCGCCGTCGTCGAGCACTGCCGTGACGCGCTCGGCGCTCGCCGGGTCGTGGTCGAGCCGGACGTCCGGAACACGGCGGTGCAGCGGAAGAACGCCGAGGTCGGGTTCCGGGCGCTCCGCGTGGTCGACGTCGACGGCAAGCGGGCGATGCTGTCGGTGCTCGACACGGCACGGATCGGGGTGCCCGACGACGACGGCCCGGCGGCGCACCTCCGCCCCGAGCACCTCGAGCCGGCCGAGCGGCACCTCGTCGCCAAGGCGATCGCCGAGTTCACCCACGAACGACTGGTCAGCCCGCGCCCGGACGGCGGGGAGTGGGTACTCGACGCCGGCGACTCGACCTACCGCTTCCGCGCTCGCGTGCACGCGCTCGAGCACTGGTCGATCGACGAGCCGTCGCTCACCCGCACCCGCGACGGCCGCCCGGCACCGCTCGACGCACAGGACCTCGTGCTCGCCCTGCACCACGTCCTCGGCATCCCCGACGAGCTCCTCGGCACCTACCTCGAGGAGATCGCATCGACCCTCGCGAGCGCCGCCGCGAAGCACCGCCGCGGTGGACCGTCCGCCGCACAACTCGCCCGCGGCCGGACGGACGGCGACGTCGTCGCGTCGTTCCAGGACGCCGAGGCCGCGATGACCGAGGGGCACCCCGCGTTCGTCGCCGCCAACGGCCGCATCGGGTTCGGACTCGACGAGTACCGGGCCTACGCGCCGGAGTCCGGCGGCCGCTTCCGCTACCGGTGGCTCGCCGCCCGCCGGGAGCACACGCACCTGGCGCTCGCCGCGGGCCGCACCGAGGGAGCCCACTGGCAGGCCGAACTCGACCCGGCCACCATCGACCGGTTCCGGGACACGCTCGAACGACGCGGGCTCGACCCGGACGAGTACACGTGGTTCCCGGTGCACCCGTGGCAGTGGCAGCACCGGATCGCAGTCACCTTCGCGCCGGACCTCGGCCGGCAGGACCTCGTCGACCTCGGCGAGGGACCGGACGACCACCAGCCGCAGCAGTCCATCCGCACGGCGTTCAACCGGTCGCGTCCGGAGCGCTCGTACGTGAAGACGGCGCTCGCCGTGCAGAACATGGGGTTCCTCCGCGGGATGTCACCCGCGTACATGCGGAGCGCGCCGGCCGTGAACGACTGGGTCGCCGAGCTGGTCTCCGGTGACCCGGTGCTCGCCGACGCCGGGTTCTCGGTGCTCCGCGAGCACGCCGCCATCGGCTACACCGGCGACGCGTACCACCGCGTCGACGTGGTCTCGCCACAGCGCAAGATGCTCGCCGCGCTCTGGCGCGAGAGCCCGGTGCCCCTGCTCCATCCCGGGGAGCGGCCGACCACGATGGCCGCACTGCTGCACCGGGACGCTCGGGGCCGGTCCGTCGCCGCGGCCCTCGTCGAGCAGTCCGCGCTGGACGCGGCCACGTGGGTGCGCCGGTACCTCGACGCCTACCTGCGGCCGGTCGTCCACTGCCTCACCGAGCACCAGCTGCTGTTCATGCCGCACGGCGAGAACCTCGTGCTCGTCCTGCGCGACGGGGCAGTGTCCCGGGTGTTCATGAAGGACATCGGGGAGGAGGTCGTGGTCGTCGGAGACGTCCCGGTGCCGGTGGGGACCGAGCGGATCGTGCAGCCGGTGGACGACGACGAAGCGGCGCTCGGCGTGTTCACCGACGTGTTCGACGGGGTGCTCCGGTACCTCGCAGCGATCCTCGACGAGGACGGGGTGCTGCCGGGTGTGGTGTTCTGGCGGCTCGTCGGGGAGTGCGTGGACGCTGCCGCAGTCGGACGGGCGCGGCCGATCGACCTCCGCGTGCCGGACTTCGAGCACTCGTGCCTGAACCGGTTGCAGCTGAAGAACACCGTGCAGATGGTCGACCTGACCGGGCAGACGGAGTCGCTCATCCGGGCGGGGCGGATGCCGAACCCGATCGGACGGCGCTGA